One Myripristis murdjan chromosome 18, fMyrMur1.1, whole genome shotgun sequence DNA window includes the following coding sequences:
- the LOC115376286 gene encoding signal-regulatory protein beta-2-like, whose product MIIYFPTVFLLCHLCVAQFANISQPVSVQTAELGDSVTIECQINSSMKTRVWYRVTTGRKLQLVAKINKKGTILFGSQFNQYNKLYSVKLDGVRTYLHIFYATRGDIGTYYCGVAYADFIDFGSGTFLQLKGILPMKVSVVQQPESESVQPGDSVTLSCSVHTGGGEHTSVLWLKSSESSGSRIIYNSGNQSESCERTESGSPETSCVYKLPKQNLSSDDAGTYYCVVASCGETLFGNGTKLYIKGVH is encoded by the exons ATGATCATCTACTTTCCaactgttttcctcctctgtcatctgt gtGTGGCACAGTTTGCTAACATCTCTCAGCCTGTTTCTGTCCAAACTGCGGAGCTCGGAGACTCAGTTACTATTGAATGTCAGATAAATAGTAGTATGAAAACTAGAGTGTGGTACAGAGTAACGACAGGGAGGAAATTACAGCTtgtggcaaaaataaacaaaaagggaACAATTTTATTTGGCTCTCAGTTTAACCAGtataataaactttattcagTAAAATTGGACGGTGTCAGAACttatttgcacatattttatGCAACACGGGGGGACATCGGCACTTACTACTGTGGAGTTGCATATGCAGACTTCATTGATTTTGGATCAGGAACCTTTTTGCAGCTAAAAGGTATTTTACCT ATGAAAGTCTCTGTTGTTCAGCAGCCAGAGTCTGAGTCAGTCCAGCCAGGAGACTCTGTCACTCTCAGCTGCTCTGTTCACACTGGTGGAGGGGAACACACCAGTGTCTTGTGGCTGAAAAGCTCAGAAAGTTCTGGGTCAAGAATTATTTACAACTCTGGAAATCAGAGTGAGAGCTGTGAGAGGACTGAGAGCGGCTCTCCAGAAACTAGCTGTGTCTACAAGCTTCCCAAGCAGAACCTGAGCTCTGACGATGCTGGAACCTACTACTGTGTTGTGGCTTCATGTGGGGAGACACTGTTTGGAAATGGAACCAAGCTTTATATTAAAG GCGTACATTAA
- the LOC115376287 gene encoding signal-regulatory protein beta-2-like — MIIYFPTVFLLCHLCVAQLTDISQPVSVKTAELGDSVTIECQINSGMKTRLWYRVTTGRKLQLVAKIDKKGPITFGSQFNQYNKLYSVKLDGVRTDLHMSYATRGDIGTYYCGVAYADFIDFGSGTFLHLKGILPMKVSVVQQPESESVQPGDSVTLSCSVHTGGGEHTSVFWLKSSESSGPEVIYNSGNNSESCERTESGSPETSCVYKLPKQNLSSDDAGTYYCVVASCGETLFGNGTELYIKGNSIPTPPFHLDSTVVALACSTVVFGMAAFLLLQ; from the exons ATGATCATCTACTTTCCaactgttttcctcctctgtcatctgt gTGTGGCACAGCTCACTGACATCTCTCAGCCTGTTTCTGTCAAAACTGCGGAGCTCGGAGACTCAGTTACTATTGAATGTCAGATAAATAGTGGCATGAAAACTAGATTGTGGTACAGAGTAACGACAGGGAGGAAACTACAGCTCGTggcaaaaatagacaaaaaggGACCAATTACATTTGGCTCTCAGTTTAACCaatataataaactttattcagTAAAATTGGACGGTGTCAGAACTGATTTGCACATGTCGTATGCAACACGGGGGGACATCGGCACTTACTACTGTGGAGTTGCATATGCAGACTTCATTGATTTTGGATCAGGAACCTTTTTGCACCTAAAAGGTATTTTACCT ATGAAAGTCTCTGTTGTTCAGCAGCCAGAGTCTGAGTCAGTCCAGCCAGGAGACTCTGTCACTCTCAGCTGCTCTGTTCACACTGGTGGAGGGGAACACACCAGTGTCTTCTGGCTGAAAAGCTCTGAAAGTTCTGGTCCAGAAGTGATTTACAACTCTGGAAATAATAGTGAGAGCTGTGAGAGGACAGAGAGCGGCTCTCCAGAAACTAGCTGTGTCTACAAGCTTCCCAAGCAGAACCTGAGCTCTGACGATGCTGGAACCTACTACTGTGTTGTGGCTTCATGTGGGGAGACACTGTTTGGAAATGGAACTGAGCTTTATATTAAAG GAAACTCTATCCCAACCCCACCATTTCATCTGGACTCAACTGTCGTTGCACTGGCTTGTTCAACTGTCGTTTTTGGGATGGCAGCGTTTCTACTCCTT CAGTGA